A DNA window from Stutzerimonas stutzeri contains the following coding sequences:
- a CDS encoding transglycosylase SLT domain-containing protein has protein sequence MRGRLSSLCFCLFVSTIGLDASAASLSQQRQYYDEAKQALAKGDSGPYRRYQSALRDYPLEPYLAYDELTHRLKSASNQEVEKFLAEHGDLPQISWMKLRWLRLLAARGDWQTFTRYYDPKMNFTELDCLFGQYQLRNDMPGADATAERLWLVGKSQHNSCDPLFELWEAKGLLTEERRWKRTKLAVESANYSVASFLVKRLPTLQSQGQLMIDVAQKPQMLRQPERFAPTSPAMADVVSIGLRRLARQDPEQALSLLDGYARRFAFSPEEKVAIARQIGLTLAKRFDARALKVMAEYDPELRDNTVTEWRTRLLLRQGQWDEAYKLTQRFPEDLANTNRWRYWQARSLQLAKPESKQAAALYQPVAQERDFYGFLSADRIQAPYKLNHQPLALDSKVVQKVRNAAGIRRALEFHDRGQIVDGRREWYHVSRLFSRDEMVAQARIAYEKEWYFPAIRTISQAQYWDDLDIRFPMAHRNALVQASRAREIHPSWAFAVTRQESAFMADARSHVGATGLMQLMPATAKETAKRFNIPLASPQQVLNPTTNIQLGTAYLSQIYGQFNGNRVLASAAYNAGPGRVRQWLRNAEHLSFDVWVENIPFDETRQYVQNVLTYSVIYGQKLNSPQPLVEWHERYFESQ, from the coding sequence ATGCGCGGCCGACTCTCCAGTTTGTGTTTCTGCCTGTTTGTTTCAACCATCGGCCTGGATGCTTCCGCCGCCAGCCTCAGTCAACAACGCCAGTACTACGACGAGGCCAAACAGGCCCTCGCCAAAGGCGACAGCGGACCGTACCGCCGCTATCAGAGCGCCCTGCGCGACTATCCGCTGGAGCCGTATCTCGCCTATGACGAGCTGACTCATCGCTTGAAGTCCGCCAGTAATCAGGAGGTCGAGAAGTTTCTCGCCGAGCACGGCGACCTGCCACAGATCAGCTGGATGAAGCTGCGCTGGCTGCGCCTGCTGGCGGCACGTGGCGATTGGCAGACCTTCACTCGTTATTACGATCCGAAGATGAACTTCACCGAACTGGACTGCCTGTTCGGTCAGTATCAGTTGCGCAACGACATGCCCGGCGCTGACGCCACGGCCGAGCGGCTGTGGCTGGTCGGCAAGTCGCAGCACAATTCCTGCGACCCTTTGTTCGAACTGTGGGAAGCCAAGGGGCTGCTGACCGAAGAGCGACGCTGGAAACGCACCAAGCTGGCCGTGGAAAGTGCCAACTACAGCGTCGCCAGCTTTCTGGTGAAACGCCTGCCCACGCTGCAGAGCCAAGGCCAGCTGATGATCGACGTCGCGCAGAAACCACAGATGCTGCGCCAGCCAGAGCGCTTTGCGCCGACCAGCCCAGCGATGGCAGATGTCGTATCGATCGGTCTGCGGCGTCTGGCGCGCCAGGACCCCGAACAGGCATTGAGTCTGCTCGACGGCTACGCGCGCCGCTTTGCCTTCTCGCCCGAGGAAAAGGTCGCCATCGCACGGCAGATCGGGCTGACCCTGGCCAAGCGCTTCGATGCCCGCGCGCTAAAGGTGATGGCCGAGTATGACCCTGAGCTACGCGATAACACCGTCACCGAGTGGCGCACCCGCCTGCTGCTGCGCCAGGGCCAGTGGGACGAAGCCTACAAGCTGACCCAGCGCTTCCCGGAAGACCTGGCGAACACCAACCGCTGGCGCTACTGGCAGGCGCGCAGCCTGCAGCTGGCCAAACCCGAAAGCAAACAGGCGGCGGCGCTCTATCAACCAGTGGCGCAGGAGCGAGACTTCTACGGTTTTCTCTCCGCAGACCGCATCCAGGCCCCGTACAAGCTGAACCATCAGCCGCTGGCCCTCGATTCGAAAGTCGTGCAGAAAGTGCGCAATGCCGCCGGTATTCGCCGTGCACTGGAGTTTCATGACCGCGGACAGATCGTCGATGGACGCCGCGAGTGGTACCACGTCAGCCGGCTGTTCAGCCGTGACGAGATGGTCGCGCAAGCCCGCATCGCCTATGAAAAGGAATGGTACTTCCCGGCAATCCGCACCATCAGCCAGGCGCAGTACTGGGACGACCTGGACATCCGCTTCCCCATGGCCCATCGCAACGCACTGGTCCAGGCTTCACGTGCGCGCGAGATCCATCCCAGCTGGGCGTTCGCCGTCACCCGACAGGAAAGCGCATTCATGGCCGATGCCCGCTCGCACGTCGGGGCCACCGGCCTGATGCAGCTCATGCCCGCCACTGCCAAGGAAACAGCCAAGCGCTTCAACATTCCGCTGGCCTCACCGCAGCAGGTGCTCAACCCCACTACCAACATCCAGCTGGGTACCGCTTATCTCAGCCAGATCTACGGACAGTTCAACGGCAACCGCGTGCTTGCCTCGGCCGCCTACAATGCCGGCCCCGGTCGCGTCCGCCAGTGGCTGCGCAATGCCGAGCATCTGTCGTTCGATGTGTGGGTGGAGAACATCCCGTTCGACGAGACCCGTCAGTACGTACAGAACGTGCTGACCTATTCGGTCATTTATGGGCAGAAGCTGAATTCACCGCAGCCATTGGTGGAGTGGCACGAGCGCTATTTCGAATCGCAATAG
- a CDS encoding ATP-binding cassette domain-containing protein, with translation MTLLKFTDVSLAYGTTPLLDGVSWQIARGERVCIIGRNGTGKSSMLRLVKGDRSADDGEIWRAPGLKIGELPQELPRADDRTVFDVVAEGLSGVGELLAEYHHLSQNIQNEADLDKLMHVQQALEAKDGWRLQQLVDSTLSRLQLPADRTLAELSGGWRRRVLLAQALVSEPDLLLLDEPTNHLDIGAIAWLEEALLGFNGAVLFITHDRAFLQNLATRIIELDRGHLIDWNGDYASFLVHKEQQLAAEETANALFDKKLAQEEVWIRQGIKARRTRNEGRVRALKALRAERSERRNVQGKATFQVETADKSGKQVIVAEHVSFAHVGGEPLIQDFSMVIQRGDRIGLLGANGTGKTTLLKLLLGELHPSSGSIEFGTKLEVAYFDQLRHQLELEKTVVDNLAEGREFITIDGQNRHVLSYLGDFLFSPQRARTPVKALSGGERARLLLAKLFSKPANLLVLDEPTNDLDVETLELLEEVLLGFQGTVLMVSHDRAFLDNVVTSTLVFQGGGEVREYVGGYQDWLRQGGSPRLLGVAESGGEAKDAKKAQQASAAPVVAEVAPAKKKLSYKLQRELEALPGQIDEAEKAIEALQAQISDPGFYQQPAEATAAVLSRIEALQAELDGLLERWAELEA, from the coding sequence ATGACCCTGCTCAAGTTCACCGATGTATCCCTCGCCTATGGCACCACGCCGTTGCTGGACGGCGTGTCCTGGCAGATCGCGCGGGGTGAGCGGGTCTGCATCATCGGCCGCAACGGCACCGGCAAATCCAGCATGCTGCGCCTGGTAAAGGGCGATCGTAGCGCCGACGATGGTGAAATCTGGCGTGCTCCTGGCCTGAAGATCGGCGAGCTGCCACAGGAGCTGCCGCGTGCGGATGACCGCACCGTCTTCGACGTGGTCGCCGAGGGTCTATCCGGGGTTGGCGAGTTGCTCGCCGAGTACCATCACCTGAGCCAGAACATCCAGAACGAAGCTGATCTCGACAAGCTGATGCACGTGCAGCAGGCGCTCGAGGCAAAGGATGGCTGGCGCTTGCAGCAGCTGGTCGACAGTACCCTGAGCCGCCTGCAGCTGCCCGCCGACCGAACGCTCGCCGAGTTGTCCGGTGGCTGGCGCCGCCGCGTATTGCTGGCCCAGGCGCTGGTGTCCGAGCCCGATCTGCTGCTGCTCGACGAGCCCACCAACCACTTGGATATTGGTGCCATCGCCTGGCTGGAAGAGGCGCTTCTTGGCTTCAACGGTGCCGTGCTGTTCATCACCCACGACCGGGCATTCCTGCAGAACCTGGCAACCCGCATTATCGAGCTGGATCGTGGCCATCTGATCGACTGGAATGGCGACTACGCCAGTTTCCTGGTGCACAAGGAGCAGCAGCTCGCGGCTGAGGAAACTGCCAACGCGCTGTTCGACAAGAAGCTGGCGCAGGAGGAAGTGTGGATTCGCCAGGGCATCAAGGCGCGTCGCACCCGCAATGAAGGCCGTGTGCGGGCGCTCAAGGCGCTGCGTGCGGAACGCAGTGAACGCCGTAATGTGCAGGGCAAGGCGACGTTTCAGGTGGAAACGGCGGACAAATCTGGCAAGCAGGTCATCGTCGCTGAACATGTGTCGTTCGCCCACGTTGGTGGCGAGCCACTGATTCAGGACTTTTCCATGGTCATCCAGCGTGGCGACCGCATCGGCTTGCTGGGCGCCAACGGCACCGGCAAGACCACCTTGCTCAAGCTGCTGCTTGGCGAACTGCATCCAAGCAGCGGTTCCATCGAGTTCGGCACCAAACTCGAAGTGGCGTATTTCGACCAATTGCGTCACCAGCTGGAGCTGGAAAAGACCGTGGTCGACAACCTCGCCGAGGGCCGCGAGTTCATTACCATCGATGGCCAGAACCGCCATGTGCTGAGCTATCTAGGCGACTTCCTGTTCAGTCCGCAACGGGCTCGGACGCCGGTCAAGGCGCTGTCTGGAGGTGAGCGGGCACGGCTCTTGCTCGCCAAGCTTTTCAGCAAGCCGGCCAACCTGCTGGTGCTCGACGAACCGACCAACGACCTCGATGTGGAAACGCTCGAGTTGCTCGAAGAAGTGCTGCTTGGTTTCCAGGGTACTGTGCTGATGGTGAGCCACGACCGGGCCTTCCTCGACAATGTCGTCACGAGCACGCTGGTGTTCCAGGGCGGCGGTGAGGTGCGCGAGTACGTTGGCGGGTATCAAGATTGGCTGCGTCAGGGCGGTTCGCCGCGCTTGCTGGGTGTTGCCGAGTCCGGCGGCGAAGCGAAGGATGCGAAGAAAGCCCAACAGGCATCGGCCGCTCCAGTGGTTGCCGAGGTCGCGCCGGCTAAGAAGAAGCTCAGCTACAAGCTACAGCGCGAGCTGGAGGCTTTGCCTGGCCAGATCGACGAAGCGGAAAAGGCTATCGAGGCGTTACAGGCGCAGATCTCCGATCCGGGGTTCTATCAGCAACCGGCCGAGGCAACCGCTGCCGTACTGAGTCGTATCGAGGCACTGCAGGCAGAACTCGACGGCCTGCTAGAACGCTGGGCGGAACTCGAGGCGTAA
- a CDS encoding DUF6901 family protein: protein MAIEYRITLDDEHDFSYRIELDREYDREVAAQAPKWTRLEHQRCSNCPLSKDDFSHCPAAVDLHRVIEDFQGLPAVKKALVWVRTPEREYTKQVGLDEGLRALLGVIMATSACPVLARLKPMAKQHLPFASNHEFVLRAVSLYLARQYFNLREGRHADWELRGLVRSFQQLQLVNQAFWQRIHDTCHADSNLKAFLTFFSMSSSLTYSLETQLQKIRPLVMSAGEGVEAI, encoded by the coding sequence ATGGCAATCGAATACCGCATTACTCTGGATGATGAGCACGACTTCAGTTACCGGATCGAACTGGATCGTGAGTACGACAGGGAGGTCGCCGCGCAAGCGCCGAAGTGGACTCGTCTGGAGCATCAGCGGTGTTCGAATTGCCCACTGAGCAAAGACGATTTCAGTCATTGCCCTGCCGCGGTCGACCTGCACCGGGTCATCGAAGATTTCCAAGGCCTGCCGGCGGTGAAAAAGGCATTGGTCTGGGTGCGCACGCCGGAGCGTGAGTACACTAAACAGGTTGGGCTGGACGAGGGGCTGCGCGCGTTGCTTGGGGTGATCATGGCGACCAGCGCTTGTCCGGTGCTCGCTCGGCTCAAGCCTATGGCCAAGCAGCATTTGCCGTTTGCCAGCAACCACGAGTTCGTGCTGCGGGCGGTGTCGCTATACCTGGCTCGGCAATACTTCAACTTGCGCGAGGGGCGGCATGCCGATTGGGAGCTGCGCGGGTTGGTGCGTTCGTTCCAGCAGTTGCAGCTGGTCAATCAGGCGTTCTGGCAGCGCATTCACGATACCTGCCACGCTGACTCCAACCTCAAGGCATTTCTGACGTTCTTCTCCATGTCGTCGAGCCTGACGTACTCGCTCGAGACCCAGCTGCAGAAGATACGCCCGCTGGTCATGAGCGCGGGCGAGGGTGTGGAGGCCATCTGA
- a CDS encoding universal stress protein, translated as MPYQHILVAIDLTEECHPVVARAQVLASTSGAKLSLVHIIEPMAMAFGGDVPMDLSMLQQQQFDQARGRMNGFADSYPGLAPENRHLAYGQPRQEVHRLAKEQACDLIVVGSHGRHGLALLLGSTANDILHGAPCDVLAVRLKKAE; from the coding sequence ATGCCCTACCAACACATCCTGGTCGCCATCGACCTGACCGAAGAATGCCATCCCGTCGTCGCGCGCGCGCAGGTGCTTGCCAGTACCTCTGGCGCCAAGCTGAGCCTGGTGCATATCATCGAGCCTATGGCCATGGCCTTCGGCGGCGATGTGCCCATGGACCTATCGATGCTTCAGCAACAGCAATTCGACCAGGCTCGCGGGCGTATGAACGGCTTTGCAGACAGCTACCCGGGCCTGGCCCCGGAGAACCGTCATCTCGCCTACGGGCAGCCGCGTCAGGAAGTACACCGCCTGGCTAAGGAGCAGGCCTGCGATCTGATCGTAGTAGGCAGTCACGGGCGCCATGGACTTGCCCTGCTGCTGGGCTCGACGGCAAACGACATCCTGCACGGCGCGCCCTGCGATGTGCTGGCGGTACGCCTGAAGAAGGCCGAATAG
- a CDS encoding MFS transporter, which produces MPMFDSDYSLAWTLYGIAALGCLLFWFRVTRWMWRWLREPLRLIVAVLLFTPTIVDPAKELFAPAVAITAMDLAFKVGNNAWRAVADLAMYGMIAFGLYLLLVAIRWPIERKYGRRSENQAADEDSRTLRERMEDQDDDDYERDYAPSRGQMRTEPRL; this is translated from the coding sequence ATGCCGATGTTCGACTCCGACTATTCGCTCGCCTGGACCCTGTACGGGATTGCAGCACTCGGGTGCCTGTTGTTCTGGTTCCGTGTGACGCGCTGGATGTGGCGGTGGCTGCGCGAACCGCTGCGCCTGATCGTGGCTGTGTTGTTGTTTACGCCCACCATCGTCGACCCGGCGAAGGAACTGTTCGCGCCTGCTGTGGCCATTACTGCCATGGATCTGGCGTTCAAGGTGGGGAACAACGCCTGGCGCGCCGTGGCAGACCTGGCGATGTACGGGATGATCGCCTTCGGCTTGTATCTGCTTTTGGTCGCCATTCGTTGGCCGATCGAGCGCAAGTATGGGCGACGCAGCGAAAACCAGGCAGCGGATGAAGATAGCCGAACGCTACGCGAACGAATGGAAGATCAGGACGACGATGACTATGAGCGCGATTACGCACCGTCGCGTGGGCAGATGCGCACCGAACCGCGGCTCTAA
- a CDS encoding class II glutamine amidotransferase — translation MCELLGMSANVPTDIVFSFTGLMQRGGKTGPHKDGWGIAFYEGRGLRLFQDPVASCESEVAKMVQRYLIKSEVVIGHIRHANVGKVSLVNTHPFVRELWGQHWCFAHNGQLSDFEPPKGTYRPVGDTDSERAFCDLLNRIRLDFPDRCAPESLLPVLLGACVEYRRKGVFNCLLSNGEWLFSFCSTKLAEITRRAPFGPAQLRDAELTVNFHAETTPDDVVTVLATEPLTNNEQWTLHEPGQWSLWRLGECIAQGKVTEC, via the coding sequence ATGTGCGAGCTGCTTGGCATGAGCGCCAACGTTCCCACCGATATCGTATTCAGCTTTACCGGCCTGATGCAGCGCGGCGGTAAGACCGGGCCACACAAGGACGGCTGGGGCATCGCTTTCTATGAAGGTCGCGGCCTGCGGTTGTTCCAGGATCCGGTAGCCAGCTGCGAGTCCGAAGTGGCAAAAATGGTGCAGCGCTACCTGATCAAGAGTGAGGTGGTGATTGGCCATATTCGTCATGCCAACGTCGGCAAGGTTTCCCTGGTCAATACACATCCTTTCGTTCGTGAACTCTGGGGGCAGCACTGGTGCTTCGCTCACAACGGCCAGCTCTCAGATTTCGAGCCGCCGAAGGGCACCTACCGCCCGGTTGGCGACACCGACAGCGAGCGCGCTTTTTGCGATTTGCTGAACCGTATCCGTCTGGACTTTCCTGACCGCTGCGCACCCGAAAGTCTGCTGCCCGTACTGCTGGGCGCCTGTGTCGAGTACCGTCGCAAGGGCGTATTCAATTGCCTGCTGAGCAATGGTGAGTGGCTGTTCAGCTTCTGCAGCACCAAGCTCGCAGAGATCACCCGGCGCGCTCCGTTTGGCCCGGCTCAACTTCGTGATGCCGAGCTGACCGTGAACTTCCACGCCGAAACCACTCCCGATGATGTCGTCACCGTTCTGGCCACCGAACCGCTGACCAATAACGAGCAGTGGACATTGCACGAGCCCGGCCAATGGAGCTTGTGGCGTCTCGGCGAATGCATCGCCCAAGGGAAAGTGACCGAATGTTGA
- a CDS encoding DUF2937 family protein, with product MLRSYLRLTLFTFGLLVGIQVPGFIEAYAQHVEARRLEAQQGLQGFQETARRYFNGDMDALVQHYRGSDDPVFQSDAQSVEQLVSRARLLEREWQAMQRPWYARAVHVLLGAERSLRAQVWSSYRFQVLLAPEAIAWGLSCALLLAWLLESLLLAASFPFRSRARRYKSYR from the coding sequence ATGTTGAGAAGCTACTTGCGGCTGACCTTGTTTACCTTCGGCCTGTTGGTAGGCATTCAGGTCCCTGGCTTTATCGAGGCCTATGCCCAGCATGTGGAAGCACGACGCCTGGAGGCACAGCAGGGGTTGCAGGGCTTTCAGGAGACGGCGCGACGGTACTTCAATGGTGATATGGACGCGCTGGTTCAGCACTATCGAGGCAGTGACGATCCGGTGTTCCAGAGCGATGCGCAAAGCGTCGAGCAGCTGGTGAGCCGCGCGCGACTGCTGGAGCGTGAGTGGCAGGCGATGCAGCGGCCCTGGTACGCGCGTGCCGTCCACGTACTGCTGGGCGCCGAGCGCAGCTTGCGAGCGCAGGTATGGAGCAGTTACCGATTCCAGGTTTTGCTCGCCCCGGAAGCCATCGCCTGGGGATTGAGCTGCGCGCTGCTGCTGGCTTGGCTGCTGGAAAGCCTGCTGTTGGCGGCTAGCTTTCCATTCAGATCGCGAGCGCGACGCTACAAGTCGTATCGCTGA
- a CDS encoding vWA domain-containing protein produces the protein MLLGLFNEMRAAKVPVSVRELLDLIDALKHRVVFADMDEFYFLARTVMVKDERHFDKFDRAFGAYFKGLENLDQHLEALIPEDWLRKEFERSLTDEERAQIQSLGGLDKLIEEFKKRLEEQKERHAGGNKWIGTGGTSPFGSGGYNPEGIRIGDAGKRQGKAVKVWDQREYRNLDDQVELGTRNIKIALRRLRKFARQGAADELDIDGTIDHTARDAGLLNIQMRPERRNAVKLLILFDIGGSMDAHVKVCEELFSACKTEFKHLEYFYFHNFIYESVWKNNFRRTSERTSTLDLLHKYGADYKVVFVGDAAMAPYEVTQPGGSVEHWNEEAGYVWMQRFMEKYKKLIWINPYPKDTWGYTTSTGIIRELVEERMYPLTLSGLEDGMKFLAK, from the coding sequence ATGCTGCTTGGCCTGTTCAATGAGATGCGCGCCGCCAAGGTGCCGGTATCGGTACGCGAACTGCTGGACTTGATCGATGCGCTCAAGCACCGCGTCGTGTTCGCCGACATGGACGAGTTCTATTTCCTCGCGCGCACGGTGATGGTCAAGGACGAACGTCACTTCGACAAGTTCGACCGGGCCTTCGGTGCCTATTTCAAGGGCTTGGAAAACCTCGACCAGCACCTCGAAGCGCTGATTCCCGAAGACTGGCTGCGCAAGGAATTCGAGCGCAGCCTGACCGATGAAGAACGCGCGCAGATCCAGTCCCTCGGCGGCCTGGACAAGCTGATCGAGGAATTCAAAAAACGTCTCGAGGAACAGAAGGAGCGCCACGCCGGCGGCAACAAATGGATCGGCACCGGCGGTACCAGCCCGTTTGGCTCAGGCGGCTACAACCCCGAAGGCATTCGCATTGGCGATGCCGGCAAGCGCCAGGGCAAGGCGGTCAAGGTCTGGGACCAGCGCGAATACAGGAACCTCGACGATCAGGTCGAATTGGGCACGCGCAACATCAAGATCGCCCTGCGCCGTCTGCGCAAGTTTGCGCGCCAGGGCGCGGCGGACGAACTGGACATCGACGGCACCATCGACCACACCGCGCGTGATGCCGGCCTGCTCAACATCCAGATGCGCCCGGAGCGGCGTAATGCGGTGAAGCTGCTGATCCTGTTCGATATCGGCGGATCGATGGACGCCCACGTCAAGGTCTGCGAGGAACTGTTCTCTGCCTGCAAGACTGAGTTCAAGCACCTTGAGTATTTCTACTTCCACAATTTCATCTACGAATCGGTGTGGAAGAACAACTTCCGCCGCACCTCGGAGCGCACCTCGACGCTGGATCTGCTGCACAAGTACGGCGCCGATTACAAAGTGGTCTTTGTCGGTGACGCAGCGATGGCGCCCTATGAAGTCACCCAGCCGGGTGGCAGCGTCGAGCACTGGAACGAGGAAGCCGGCTACGTCTGGATGCAGCGCTTCATGGAGAAGTACAAGAAGCTCATCTGGATCAACCCCTACCCCAAGGACACCTGGGGCTACACCACCTCAACCGGCATCATCCGTGAGCTGGTCGAGGAACGGATGTATCCGCTGACCTTGAGCGGCCTCGAGGACGGCATGAAGTTTCTCGCCAAGTGA
- a CDS encoding GFA family protein, producing MQTHTGSCLCGVVRYRIDAPINELTHCHCKMCRKAHGAAFATYASVPLDAFHFMSGKDQLGVYHSSDHVTRTFCIRCGSNLQFVDNREHELGIAAGTLDSPLPEPPQSHIYVDSKADWYEIRDGMPQHNGDSPS from the coding sequence ATGCAAACGCATACCGGTAGTTGCCTGTGCGGTGTCGTGCGCTATCGCATCGACGCGCCCATCAATGAGCTGACCCATTGCCACTGCAAGATGTGCCGCAAGGCCCACGGTGCCGCTTTCGCCACTTACGCGAGCGTGCCTCTTGATGCCTTCCACTTCATGTCCGGCAAGGACCAGCTGGGCGTCTATCACTCTTCCGATCACGTGACGCGCACCTTCTGCATCCGCTGTGGCTCGAATCTGCAGTTCGTCGACAACCGCGAACATGAGCTCGGGATTGCCGCAGGCACCCTCGACTCACCGCTGCCGGAGCCGCCGCAATCGCATATCTACGTCGACTCCAAGGCCGACTGGTACGAAATTCGCGACGGGATGCCCCAACACAACGGCGACAGCCCCAGCTGA
- a CDS encoding AAA family ATPase: protein MKFEGTQSYVATDDLKLAVNAAITLQRPLLVKGEPGTGKTMLAEQLAESFGARLITWHIKSTTKAHQGLYEYDAVSRLRDSQLGVDKVHDVKNYIKKGKLWEAFESEERVILLIDEIDKADIEFPNDLLQELDKMEFYVYETNETIKATQRPIIIITSNNEKELPDAFLRRCFFHYIAFPDRETLQRIVDVHYPDIKKDLVSEALDVFFDVRKVPGLKKKPSTSELVDWLKLLMADNIGEAVLRERDPTRAIPPLAGALVKNEQDVMLLERLAFMSRRANSR from the coding sequence ATGAAATTCGAAGGCACCCAGTCCTACGTCGCCACCGACGACCTGAAACTTGCGGTCAACGCCGCCATCACCCTGCAGCGCCCACTGCTGGTCAAAGGCGAGCCTGGTACCGGCAAGACCATGCTGGCTGAGCAACTGGCCGAGTCCTTCGGCGCCCGGCTCATCACCTGGCATATCAAGTCCACCACCAAGGCGCATCAAGGCCTTTACGAATACGATGCGGTGAGCCGCCTGCGTGACTCGCAGCTCGGCGTGGACAAAGTCCACGATGTGAAGAACTACATCAAGAAAGGCAAACTGTGGGAGGCCTTCGAGAGCGAGGAGCGGGTCATCCTGCTGATCGATGAAATCGACAAGGCTGATATCGAGTTCCCCAACGACCTGTTGCAGGAACTCGACAAGATGGAGTTCTACGTCTACGAGACCAACGAAACCATCAAGGCCACCCAGCGGCCAATCATCATCATCACTTCGAACAATGAGAAGGAGCTGCCGGACGCCTTCCTGCGCCGCTGCTTCTTCCACTACATCGCTTTCCCCGATCGCGAGACGCTGCAGCGCATCGTCGATGTGCATTACCCGGACATCAAGAAAGATCTGGTCAGCGAGGCGCTGGACGTGTTCTTCGATGTGCGCAAGGTCCCCGGCCTGAAGAAAAAACCCTCCACGTCCGAACTGGTCGACTGGTTGAAGCTGCTAATGGCCGACAACATTGGCGAGGCCGTCCTGCGCGAACGCGACCCAACCCGGGCGATCCCGCCGTTGGCCGGCGCGCTGGTGAAGAACGAGCAGGACGTGATGCTGCTGGAGCGTCTAGCCTTCATGAGTCGGCGTGCCAACAGCCGCTGA
- a CDS encoding DUF748 domain-containing protein, with product MTRRLLPLWILLSIGLLLLLLHVALPHLVRNYLNEKMADMGDYTGHVEDVDLAWWRGAYRVEGLLIEKKDKRVQAPLLKAPVIDIAISWDGILTHREIFGGVVFNEPHLNFVDGGDSGDSQNGEGVDWRDQLDALVPITLNEIRVVDGQLSFRNFTSDPQVHVYASDIQASLYNLTNTDDADGTRTALFEGNGKLFNQAPIEATASFDPFTDWEDFEVNLRVTGVPLKQLNDLSRAYANFDFAGGTGDLVVEVQASDSQLDGYIKPLLRDVDIFDYEQDVKNEDKGFLRGLWEAVVGGGQEVLKNQRKDQFATRVELSGTTKETDISPFQAFVAILRNAFVEAFTARFESSLAEDE from the coding sequence ATGACCCGTCGCCTGCTTCCCCTGTGGATCCTGCTCTCGATTGGCCTGCTGCTGCTCCTGTTGCATGTCGCCCTGCCTCATCTGGTACGCAATTACCTGAACGAGAAAATGGCGGACATGGGCGACTATACGGGCCACGTCGAAGACGTCGACCTCGCCTGGTGGCGCGGCGCTTACCGTGTCGAAGGTCTGCTGATCGAGAAGAAGGACAAGCGCGTACAGGCGCCGCTGCTGAAGGCGCCTGTGATTGATATCGCCATCAGCTGGGATGGCATCCTGACTCACCGCGAAATCTTCGGCGGAGTTGTTTTCAACGAGCCGCATCTGAATTTCGTCGATGGTGGTGACAGCGGCGACTCGCAAAATGGCGAAGGCGTCGACTGGCGTGATCAGCTCGATGCGTTGGTGCCAATCACCCTCAACGAAATCCGCGTAGTTGACGGCCAACTGTCGTTCCGCAACTTCACTTCCGATCCACAGGTACACGTCTACGCCAGCGACATCCAGGCCAGCCTGTACAACCTGACCAACACCGACGATGCCGACGGCACCCGGACCGCCCTTTTCGAGGGCAATGGCAAGCTGTTCAATCAGGCGCCCATCGAAGCGACAGCCAGCTTCGACCCATTCACCGACTGGGAAGATTTCGAGGTCAACCTGCGTGTCACTGGCGTGCCGCTCAAACAGCTGAACGACCTCAGCCGTGCCTATGCCAATTTCGATTTTGCCGGCGGAACGGGTGATCTCGTCGTCGAAGTTCAGGCCAGCGACAGTCAGCTCGACGGTTACATCAAGCCACTGCTACGCGACGTCGATATTTTCGATTACGAACAGGACGTCAAGAACGAGGACAAGGGCTTTCTACGCGGACTTTGGGAAGCAGTTGTCGGCGGCGGTCAGGAAGTGCTGAAGAATCAGCGTAAGGATCAGTTCGCCACTCGAGTCGAATTGTCCGGCACTACCAAGGAAACCGACATCAGTCCGTTTCAGGCCTTCGTTGCAATACTGCGCAACGCGTTCGTCGAGGCCTTCACAGCGCGCTTCGAAAGCTCGCTCGCGGAGGACGAATGA